The nucleotide sequence CGCCTCATCCCCGCCGGTCACCCGAAAAATCCCCTTGGGCGTCACTGGATTGGTTTTTGGAGCGATGGGGTGGATGCGATTGGGTTTCACGGCACCCCCTACCCGGAAACGATTGGCAAAGCCGTCAGCCACGGTTGCGTGCGTCTGCATCCCCACCACATCGCCGAACTGTTTGAGTGGGTGGACATCGGTACGCCGGTGCGGGTTAGACGTTGACCGGCAACCGTTGATAAACCTGGTGCACCACCTGGGCTATCCGTTCGACGCCCCGTTCGATCTCGGCCACCGTCGCCGTGAGGCTGATGCGCACACACTGGCGGGTGTGGGGCCATTCCTCCCGTAAGCCGGGGAAAAAGGTGTGTCCGGGCACCACAATGACCCCCGCCTGTTTCAGGAGCTGATACAGTTCCCAGTCGCTGATGGGCAAATCCCGCAGCCATAACCAGGCGAATACCCCCCCCTCCCCCCGGTGCAAAAACCACGGCAAATCAGGGGGCAACTCCGCCCGCAACCCCGCCGCCAGGACCGCAAACTTGTGCTGGTAGTGGGGCCGGATCACTGTTTCTGCAAGATGGGCCAGTTGACCGGAACGGATCGCCTGGGCGGCCAAGGCCTGACCGTAGCGCGAGGCATGAATACAGGCATTGGTGAGAAATCCCTCCAACACCCGCAGGACGCCCTCATCGCCGATGGCAATCCCCACCCGCTCCCCCGGTAACCCTGCCTTGGAAAGACTGATGCAGTGGACGATATTGGGGCCAAACACTGGTGTCATGGGGGTGAAATTCAAGGCAGGGTAGGGCGCAGCGTAGGCGGAATCCACAAATACCGGTACCTCCCACCGGGCCGCCAGGGCCGCTATCTGCCGCACTTCCCCTTCTGACAACACATTGCCGGTGGGATTGCAGGGGCGGGAAAAAATCACACAGCCGGTGCGCCCATCAAACTGGAGCTGCTCAAAGTCGGGGCGGTACTTGAATTCGTGGGCCTGTTCATCCACCTCCAGCGCCGGTCGCACCGCCCGCAGGGATTCTGGCACCAGACAAATCCCTCCATACCCAGTGTAGTCAGGACTCAAGGGCAAAACGATTTCCCGCCCCGCTCCCCCAAAGGCATTGGCAGCAAAAAAATACAGGGCTTGGCTACCCGGCGTCACCAGCACATTGCGGGGGGTCAAGTTTAGGCCATAGCGCTGGTTGAAATCGGCCACCACCGCCTCAATCAAAGGTTGATACCCCTGGCTGGCCCCATACCGGCAAACCACTTCGCCATAGTCCGGGCTGGCCAGCAGGTTCTGGGTACAGTCGCGCCATAGTTGCTCCACTTCCGGCAGGATCACCGGGTTGCCCGCGCTGAGATTGATCAAATCCTCCCCCGCCCGGGCCTGCAAGGTTTCCACGATGTCTTTCATAATGGCCCGTACCCCAGTTAGCCGGGTCATGGTGGCGCCAAAATCGCTCAGTCGCGGGTTGATCATGGAGCTAAAACACCAGCCAACAGGCTCAAATAATGCCTATTTTAGCGGGGGAAGGGCCTATCTGCGCCCTAGTTAGAGCTAACCATGATCACCCAGGTACCCACCGGTCGCGGCAGGGGAATATCCCCCGGACTCAACACCCGCAGGTTGAAGAAAAACATACCGATATTGCGGGGGTTGCGCACGTTGGAGAGGATGATTTCCACCGGGGTATCCGCCGGCACCGGTTCGGCCATGGCGATCCGCAGCTCACGGTTTTCCCGGTCCCAGACCACTTCGCCGATGCGGAACTTTTGTTGGGTTCGGCTGCGCAGCACCTCCACGGCCTTGGTATCAAACTCACCCCGGAAGTTCTCGGGATAGCTGATGTGGTATTCGGAGATGGCGATCCGCTGGCGGGGCACTTGCAGGTAGTAGCGGTCCCAATCACCGATCCGGCCCGAATCGGCGCTGTAACGCAATTCCTTCTTGGGGCCTCCCCAGAGGGTCCAGCCGGAACCCTGCGCCCGCCCTACTGCCGGCATCAGCAGGACGCTCCCCACCGCTATACTCGCCAAGAACCACCGTTGCCACATGGTCACTTTCCCCTAAGCAGTGCTAGTTCCCTTGATCCTAACACCCCCCTTTGGAGTTCCCGGCGGCCCTCCCTGTCTGCAACCGCTTTTCGAGAATGCTCCTGAATATGGGGCGCTGGCGGTTAGACTAGACAGAGAGATGCTATCTTGCCCCTAGGGTCTCCGGTGAGTTACTGTTTTAATCCGGCCTGTAGCCGTCCCCAAAATCCCGAAGGCGCCTTGACCTGTAGCAACTGCGGGGCCAGCTTGGTCTTGGTGCACCAGGGGCGACAATACCGGATGAAGAAATGTCTGGGGTGTGGGGGCTTTGGGGCAACGTTTTTGGGGGTGGAGGAGAGTTTGCCAGGGCGTCCCTTATGCGTGGTCAAGCAACTGCGCCCGCCGGTGGAAAACCCTAATGACCCCATCTACCAAATGGCCAAGGAGCTATTTGAGCGGGAAGCAGAAATTCTGGGGCGTTTGGGCAATCATCCCCAGTTGGCCAGCCTGCGGGATTACTTTACTGCTCCCCCTTACTTTTACATGGTGCAGGAGTTTGTGGATGGGCCGACGCTACAGGCGGAGGTGCGGGAAAAGGGTCCCTATGAAGAAGGGGCGGTAAAACAATTTCTGCGGCAAATCCTACCGGTGTTGCAGTATATCCACCAGCAGGGGGTGATCCATCGGGACATTAAACCGGCCAATATCATCCGGCGCCGGACCGACGGGGTACTGGTGTTGATTGATTTCGGTGCTGTCAAACAGGTCGGGCAAATTCCCACGGATGCTGATAACGAATTGACCCAGTTTGCGATTGGTACCGCAGGTTATGCTCCCCCTGAGCAATTGGCCATGCGCCCGGTGTATGCCAGTGACATCTACGCCTTAGGGGGGACTTGTCTTTATCTGTTGACTGGCAAATCACCGAAGGAGCTGGAAACGGACCCCCAGACGGGGGAAATTCGCTGGCGTCAGTATGTGCGGGTGAGCGATAGCTTTGCCCAGGTGCTGGACCGGATGCTGGCGGTATCCCTGAAACAGCGCTATGCCACGGCGGGGGCCGTCCTGCGGGCCTTGGACCTGGAGCCCTACTACGACAGTTTGGTCAAAGGCCGACGCGCAGCACCAGAAACGGAGACGCCCCCACCCCCACCGGCGGAGGACGGTTTAGACAGTCGCATCAGTCGTCTGGCGGCAGCCATTCGCGCCCGGAAGGCCCGCGCCCTGCAGGCGGAAGCTGGGGAGTCGGACGGCAGCAAGCTTAGCCCAGTGCGGTTGAGGGAAGCCCTGCGCCAAGGGAGAAAGGACTTTGCTGGCGCTGATTTCCGGGAGTACGATTTGCAGGGCCAGGTGATGGTGGGCTGCATTTTGACTGAGGCCGTCTTGACGAGAGCCAATTTGCGGGAGTGCATCCTGGAGGAGGCCAATTTGAGCCGGGCCAATCTCCAGGGGGCCAATTTGCAACGGGCGAACCTGCACAAGGCCTACCTGAGCTTTGCCAATTTACAGGGGGCGGATTTGCGCCATGCCGATTTGACGGAGGCTTACCTGCGTAACGCTAATTTGCGGGATGCCAATCTCTGCGGGGCGAATTTAGAGGGTGCTCTGGTGTCAGCAGAGCAGTTGGCGGTGGCCCGCACCAACTGGGCGACGAAACTGCCAGTGGGGATGCGCCGAGGCACCTGGTGGCGACTCTAGTCGGATTGTCAGGGGGGAAACGAAAGGGCTATGGTGGAAGGCGGTTGGTGTGAGGACAGACATGCCTGGAAAACCCTTGCGCTGGTGGCTGGGGAGTTTGCTGGTTGTGGGCATCAGTGGGGGTGCTTGGGGGGCAGAAACCCATGAGCCGCTCTTGCCAGGCCAGGTACCAGGGCTGCCAGATCTGCCGCCGGTGACACCGGTGCCCCCCAACTCGCCGGGCGCGCAGGACTTGCGTAACTTGCCCCCCTTATTAGCCCCCTTACTGCCGGAGGCCAACCCCCTGACGACGCCTACCCAGCCGGCAGAGTTAGAGGTGAAGATCACCCGGTCGTTGACCTTGCAGCAGGCCTTGGAGTTGGCGGCCCGCACCAACCGGGATTTACAAGCGGCTCGCGCCCAGATTGAGGCCGCCCGCGCCGGATTACGCCAAGCCCAGGCCGCCCTATTTCCCACTATCACCTTTCAATCCAATTTCCAGCGCAGTGAATCGGCCCAAGCGGAGATTGCCGACCGGGCGACCCAACAACGGGCCCAGGGTTTATTGCGTCCTGGCCGGAGTGATGGGCCTTCGACCGTTTGGGACGGTACTTTGCGCCTGACCTATAGCCTTTATGCCGGGGGACAACGGGGCGCCCGAATTCAGCAGGCTCAAGAGCAGTTGCGTCAGGCGGTGCTCAATGGGGTGCAGGTGGCCCAGGAGGTGCAACTGGCGGTGACCAACGCCTACTACGACCTGCAAAATGCCGATGCCCAGGTGGCCATTGCCCAGTCGGCGGTGCGCAATGCGGAGGTGAGCCTACGGGATGCCCAGGCGCAGTTGCGGGCGGGGGTAGGCACCCAATTTGCCGTCCTACAGGCGGAGGTGCAGTTGGCCAATGCTCGGCAACAGTTGGTCAACGCCCAGCGGGACCAGGCCGTGGCCCAGCGCCGGCTGGTGCAGCTGTTGAGCTTGGGGGAGCAGGTCAATGTCACCGCTGCCGACCCGATTGAAGTGGCCGGGACATGGCAGCTTTCTCGGGAAGAGAGCATCCTGCGGGGGTGGCAGCAGCGCCCGGAACTGCTCATTCCCCTGTCCCAGCGGCGATTCCAACAGGCGCAGCGGGAAATTGCCCTGTCTGCAATTCGCCCCAGCATTGCCCTGTTTGCCCAGACAGATTTCCTGCGGTTTTTTGAAAGCCCTACCGGCCTAGACCGGGGGGGGTTCGGTCAGGGCTACGCCTTCGGGGTGCAGTTGAGCGTTACTTTGTTTGACGGGGGGGCAGCCCTG is from Gloeomargarita sp. SRBZ-1_bins_9 and encodes:
- a CDS encoding valine--pyruvate transaminase, which encodes MINPRLSDFGATMTRLTGVRAIMKDIVETLQARAGEDLINLSAGNPVILPEVEQLWRDCTQNLLASPDYGEVVCRYGASQGYQPLIEAVVADFNQRYGLNLTPRNVLVTPGSQALYFFAANAFGGAGREIVLPLSPDYTGYGGICLVPESLRAVRPALEVDEQAHEFKYRPDFEQLQFDGRTGCVIFSRPCNPTGNVLSEGEVRQIAALAARWEVPVFVDSAYAAPYPALNFTPMTPVFGPNIVHCISLSKAGLPGERVGIAIGDEGVLRVLEGFLTNACIHASRYGQALAAQAIRSGQLAHLAETVIRPHYQHKFAVLAAGLRAELPPDLPWFLHRGEGGVFAWLWLRDLPISDWELYQLLKQAGVIVVPGHTFFPGLREEWPHTRQCVRISLTATVAEIERGVERIAQVVHQVYQRLPVNV
- a CDS encoding DUF2808 domain-containing protein, whose amino-acid sequence is MWQRWFLASIAVGSVLLMPAVGRAQGSGWTLWGGPKKELRYSADSGRIGDWDRYYLQVPRQRIAISEYHISYPENFRGEFDTKAVEVLRSRTQQKFRIGEVVWDRENRELRIAMAEPVPADTPVEIILSNVRNPRNIGMFFFNLRVLSPGDIPLPRPVGTWVIMVSSN
- a CDS encoding serine/threonine-protein kinase produces the protein MSYCFNPACSRPQNPEGALTCSNCGASLVLVHQGRQYRMKKCLGCGGFGATFLGVEESLPGRPLCVVKQLRPPVENPNDPIYQMAKELFEREAEILGRLGNHPQLASLRDYFTAPPYFYMVQEFVDGPTLQAEVREKGPYEEGAVKQFLRQILPVLQYIHQQGVIHRDIKPANIIRRRTDGVLVLIDFGAVKQVGQIPTDADNELTQFAIGTAGYAPPEQLAMRPVYASDIYALGGTCLYLLTGKSPKELETDPQTGEIRWRQYVRVSDSFAQVLDRMLAVSLKQRYATAGAVLRALDLEPYYDSLVKGRRAAPETETPPPPPAEDGLDSRISRLAAAIRARKARALQAEAGESDGSKLSPVRLREALRQGRKDFAGADFREYDLQGQVMVGCILTEAVLTRANLRECILEEANLSRANLQGANLQRANLHKAYLSFANLQGADLRHADLTEAYLRNANLRDANLCGANLEGALVSAEQLAVARTNWATKLPVGMRRGTWWRL
- a CDS encoding TolC family protein, producing the protein MPGKPLRWWLGSLLVVGISGGAWGAETHEPLLPGQVPGLPDLPPVTPVPPNSPGAQDLRNLPPLLAPLLPEANPLTTPTQPAELEVKITRSLTLQQALELAARTNRDLQAARAQIEAARAGLRQAQAALFPTITFQSNFQRSESAQAEIADRATQQRAQGLLRPGRSDGPSTVWDGTLRLTYSLYAGGQRGARIQQAQEQLRQAVLNGVQVAQEVQLAVTNAYYDLQNADAQVAIAQSAVRNAEVSLRDAQAQLRAGVGTQFAVLQAEVQLANARQQLVNAQRDQAVAQRRLVQLLSLGEQVNVTAADPIEVAGTWQLSREESILRGWQQRPELLIPLSQRRFQQAQREIALSAIRPSIALFAQTDFLRFFESPTGLDRGGFGQGYAFGVQLSVTLFDGGAALAGARQAEANIAVADINYANVRNQVRFQVEQALNDLRANEANIKTAALALEQANESLRLARLRFQAGVGTQTDVINQENALTQAQGNLVNAVLGYNRALAALKRAVGEPPFSFGH